From a single Cupriavidus taiwanensis LMG 19424 genomic region:
- a CDS encoding ArnT family glycosyltransferase: MRQANTSPVQLTAAATGALPRALLLAICIIYGLVGLFGRDPWKNEDAAGFGVMWQLATGSTHDWLMPNIVGRPYSEDGPLVFWIGALMIRGFGGWLGATDAARLATALFFFATCACIWYTTYLLGRRDEVQPFAYAFGGQPNARDYGRTLADGALLIFLACVGLAMRGHETTPQVGQVAFIALALYGMVRSLDKPTQGSLIYGAALGGLTLASGPLLALALLLGTAVCALVCRPLPWRRLAAVAIPLGLLVVAAWLAAAYFGAADRNEAVTFIREWSRYDRRSYGSPNMATFGFNMRNLFLYTWPVWPIAGWAWIAWTGMRRAPHVAAPLALLLPVLILLFLQRSAGDVQFILLLPPMAVLAAFALPTLARGVINAIDWFALLFFTIFGGTVWFMWIAKTTGWPPRIARNVFRQLPGYQHEFTVAAVMFALAATVAWVLIVRWRLSRAPKQIWRPVVISAAGTTLMWVMAMTLWLPSINYGKTYRDVAQAASMALPAAYQCVQPIRMGDAQLASFAYFGHIRFGGPNDGCDVLLRHDSVDYGEPGNISHFEWRLIWEGRRPADRDERFRMYRLVDTARAVHPRPDLPRRRLPRQP; encoded by the coding sequence ATGCGTCAAGCCAACACCTCACCCGTCCAGTTGACCGCAGCCGCCACCGGCGCCCTGCCGCGCGCGCTGCTGCTGGCCATCTGCATCATCTACGGCCTGGTCGGCCTGTTCGGGCGCGACCCTTGGAAGAACGAGGACGCCGCGGGCTTCGGCGTGATGTGGCAGCTGGCCACCGGCAGCACGCACGACTGGCTGATGCCGAACATCGTCGGCCGCCCGTACAGCGAGGACGGCCCGCTGGTGTTCTGGATCGGCGCGCTGATGATCCGCGGCTTTGGCGGCTGGCTGGGCGCGACCGACGCGGCGCGGCTGGCAACCGCGCTGTTCTTCTTCGCGACCTGCGCCTGCATCTGGTACACCACCTACCTGCTGGGCCGGCGCGATGAGGTCCAGCCCTTTGCCTACGCTTTCGGCGGCCAGCCCAATGCGCGCGACTACGGCCGCACGCTCGCCGACGGCGCGCTGCTGATCTTCCTCGCCTGCGTGGGCCTGGCCATGCGCGGGCACGAGACCACGCCGCAGGTTGGCCAGGTCGCGTTCATCGCGCTGGCGCTGTACGGCATGGTGCGCAGTCTCGACAAGCCGACCCAGGGCAGCCTGATCTATGGCGCCGCGCTGGGCGGCCTGACCCTTGCCAGCGGGCCGCTGCTGGCGCTGGCGCTGCTGCTGGGCACGGCAGTCTGCGCGCTGGTGTGCAGGCCGCTGCCATGGCGGCGGCTTGCCGCCGTCGCGATTCCGCTGGGCCTGCTGGTCGTGGCCGCATGGCTGGCGGCCGCGTATTTCGGCGCGGCCGACCGCAACGAGGCCGTCACGTTTATCCGCGAATGGTCGCGCTATGACCGCCGCAGCTACGGCTCGCCCAATATGGCGACGTTCGGCTTCAACATGCGCAACCTGTTCCTGTACACGTGGCCGGTGTGGCCGATCGCTGGCTGGGCCTGGATCGCCTGGACCGGGATGCGCCGCGCGCCCCATGTCGCGGCGCCGCTGGCGCTGCTGCTGCCGGTGCTGATCCTGCTGTTCCTGCAACGCAGTGCCGGCGACGTGCAGTTCATCCTGCTGCTGCCGCCGATGGCTGTGCTGGCCGCCTTTGCCCTGCCGACGCTGGCGCGCGGCGTGATCAACGCCATCGACTGGTTCGCGCTGCTGTTTTTCACTATCTTCGGCGGCACCGTGTGGTTCATGTGGATCGCCAAGACTACCGGCTGGCCGCCGCGCATCGCGCGCAATGTGTTTCGCCAGCTGCCGGGCTACCAGCATGAATTCACCGTCGCCGCGGTGATGTTTGCGCTGGCGGCGACGGTCGCCTGGGTTCTGATCGTGCGCTGGCGCCTGTCGCGCGCGCCAAAGCAGATCTGGCGCCCGGTGGTGATTTCCGCGGCCGGCACCACGCTGATGTGGGTGATGGCGATGACGCTGTGGCTGCCGTCGATCAACTACGGCAAGACCTATCGCGACGTGGCCCAGGCGGCGTCGATGGCGCTGCCCGCGGCCTACCAGTGCGTGCAGCCGATCCGCATGGGCGATGCGCAGCTGGCGTCGTTCGCGTACTTCGGCCATATCCGCTTCGGCGGGCCCAACGACGGCTGCGACGTGCTGCTGCGCCACGATTCGGTCGACTACGGCGAGCCGGGCAATATCTCGCACTTCGAGTGGCGGCTGATCTGGGAAGGCCGGCGCCCGGCCGACCGCGACGAGCGCTTCCGCATGTATCGCCTGGTCGATACCGCACGCGCAGTCCACCCGCGTCCGGACCTGCCGCGACGCCGCCTGCCGCGCCAGCCTTGA
- a CDS encoding MATE family efflux transporter: MTLFQDLRRIAALAAPVLAGQLAVIAFGVIDTVMAGRASATDLAAVGLGGSIYVTIYISLMGVLQALSPIAGQLYGAGRLEAIGAEVRQAAWLGLALAVPGVLLLAFPGPLLAFAKAPPELVEKATAYLHFGAFGLPAALAFRIYSALNNALSRPIMVTVLQVGGLALKVPLNAWFIHGGLGVPEMGGPGCGLASTLISWTWCIAGVLILRYGSAYHALRIFDTWSWPAAAPLRALLRLGVPMGLTYLIEITSFTLMSIFITRLGTVTLAGHQIIANLGAVAYMLPLSLGIATSTLVAQHLGARDRAGASRLAWRGIRMAVLLAVLTGALLWLLRKPVLDAYASDPAVVAAALPLVLFVAFYQAFDAVQVMTAFILRAYKIALIPTVIYAGSLWGIGLGGGYVLGFGLIDGLPAFTRGASGFWLANSLSLALAGVLLVRYFSRVSKDPEN; the protein is encoded by the coding sequence ATGACATTGTTCCAAGACCTTCGCCGCATTGCCGCCCTGGCCGCCCCCGTGCTGGCCGGGCAACTCGCCGTGATCGCCTTCGGCGTGATCGATACCGTGATGGCCGGACGCGCGTCCGCCACCGACCTCGCTGCCGTAGGGCTGGGCGGATCGATCTACGTGACCATCTATATCAGCCTGATGGGCGTGTTGCAGGCGCTGTCGCCCATCGCCGGCCAGCTCTATGGCGCCGGCCGCCTCGAAGCCATCGGCGCGGAAGTCCGGCAGGCGGCATGGCTTGGGCTGGCGCTGGCGGTGCCCGGCGTGCTGCTGCTGGCTTTTCCCGGCCCCTTGCTCGCCTTCGCCAAGGCCCCGCCCGAGCTGGTGGAAAAGGCTACCGCTTACCTGCATTTCGGCGCCTTCGGCTTGCCGGCGGCCCTGGCCTTCCGCATCTACTCGGCGCTGAACAACGCGCTGTCCCGGCCGATCATGGTGACGGTGCTGCAGGTCGGCGGGCTGGCGCTGAAGGTGCCGCTCAATGCCTGGTTCATCCATGGCGGCCTGGGCGTGCCCGAGATGGGCGGCCCCGGTTGCGGCCTGGCCTCGACGCTGATCAGCTGGACCTGGTGCATTGCGGGGGTGCTGATCCTGCGGTATGGCAGCGCCTATCATGCGCTGCGCATCTTCGATACCTGGAGCTGGCCCGCCGCCGCGCCGCTGCGCGCACTGTTGCGGCTGGGCGTGCCGATGGGGCTGACCTACCTGATCGAGATCACGTCGTTCACGCTGATGTCTATCTTCATCACGCGCCTGGGCACGGTCACGCTCGCCGGCCACCAGATCATCGCCAACCTGGGGGCGGTAGCCTACATGCTGCCGCTGTCGCTGGGGATCGCCACCTCGACGCTGGTGGCGCAGCATCTCGGCGCGCGTGACCGGGCCGGCGCCAGCCGCCTCGCCTGGCGCGGCATCCGCATGGCGGTGCTGCTCGCGGTGCTGACCGGCGCCCTGCTGTGGCTGCTGCGCAAGCCGGTGCTGGACGCCTATGCCAGCGATCCCGCGGTGGTCGCTGCGGCGCTGCCGCTGGTGCTGTTCGTGGCGTTCTACCAGGCCTTCGACGCGGTGCAGGTGATGACGGCCTTTATCCTGCGCGCATACAAGATCGCGCTGATCCCGACGGTGATCTACGCCGGCTCGCTCTGGGGCATTGGACTGGGTGGCGGCTACGTGCTGGGCTTTGGCCTGATCGACGGCCTGCCCGCCTTCACGCGCGGCGCGAGCGGCTTCTGGCTGGCCAACAGCCTGAGCCTGGCCCTGGCGGGCGTGCTGCTGGTGCGGTATTTCAGCCGGGTCAGCAAGGATCCGGAAAACTGA
- the gltX gene encoding glutamate--tRNA ligase, with product MTQRVRTRFAPSPTGFIHLGNIRSALYPWAFARRMQGDFILRIEDTDVERSSQEAVDVILESMAWLELDIDEGPFYQMQRMDRYREVVAQMVEAGLAYRCYMSTAELDALREAQRERGEKPRYNGFWRPEPGKVLPEPPAGVDPVIRFKNPIGGSVVWDDAVKGRIEISNDELDDLVIARPDGTPTYNFCVVVDDLDMRITHVIRGDDHVNNTPRQINIIRALGGTPPVYAHLPTVLNEQGEKMSKRHGAMSVTGYRDEGYLPEAVLNYLARLGWAHGDAEIFSREQFVEWFDLEHLGKSPAQYNPEKLAWLNNHYIKVGDNQRLATLTQPFIEALGGKVEGADLVGVIALVKDRANTLKEVAQAALLFYRGEPQADAALKAEHLTPEIQPALAALSARLGALPSWTREEISATFKAVLAEFGLKMPKLAMPVRLLVAGQLQTPSIDAVLELFGRDTVLRRLAAAA from the coding sequence ATGACCCAACGCGTCCGCACCCGTTTTGCGCCGAGCCCGACCGGCTTCATCCATCTCGGCAACATCCGCTCCGCGCTCTATCCCTGGGCCTTCGCCCGCCGCATGCAAGGCGACTTCATCCTGCGCATCGAGGACACCGACGTCGAGCGTTCGTCGCAGGAAGCGGTCGACGTGATCCTCGAGAGCATGGCCTGGCTGGAGCTGGATATCGACGAAGGGCCGTTCTACCAGATGCAGCGCATGGACCGCTATCGCGAGGTGGTGGCCCAGATGGTCGAGGCCGGGCTGGCCTACCGTTGCTACATGAGCACGGCAGAGCTGGACGCGTTGCGTGAAGCGCAGCGCGAGCGCGGCGAGAAGCCGCGCTATAACGGCTTCTGGCGCCCGGAGCCGGGCAAGGTCCTGCCCGAACCGCCGGCCGGCGTGGACCCGGTGATTCGCTTCAAGAACCCGATCGGCGGCAGCGTGGTGTGGGACGACGCGGTCAAGGGCCGCATCGAGATTTCCAACGACGAGCTTGACGACCTTGTGATCGCGCGCCCCGACGGCACGCCCACCTACAACTTCTGCGTGGTGGTGGACGACCTGGACATGCGCATCACGCACGTGATCCGCGGCGACGACCATGTCAACAACACGCCGCGCCAGATCAACATCATCCGCGCGCTGGGCGGCACGCCGCCGGTCTATGCGCACCTGCCGACCGTGCTCAACGAGCAGGGCGAGAAGATGAGCAAGCGCCATGGCGCGATGAGCGTGACCGGGTACCGTGACGAGGGCTACCTGCCGGAGGCGGTGCTGAACTACCTGGCGCGGCTGGGCTGGGCCCACGGCGATGCCGAGATCTTCTCGCGCGAACAGTTCGTCGAGTGGTTCGACCTCGAGCACCTGGGCAAGTCGCCTGCCCAGTACAACCCGGAGAAGCTGGCCTGGCTCAACAACCACTACATCAAGGTGGGCGACAACCAGCGCCTGGCCACGCTGACGCAGCCGTTCATCGAGGCGCTGGGCGGCAAGGTGGAGGGCGCGGACCTGGTCGGCGTGATCGCGCTGGTGAAGGACCGTGCCAACACGCTGAAGGAAGTCGCGCAGGCAGCGTTGCTGTTCTATCGCGGCGAGCCGCAGGCCGATGCCGCGCTCAAGGCCGAACACCTGACACCGGAAATCCAGCCTGCGCTGGCCGCGCTGTCGGCCCGGCTGGGCGCGTTGCCGTCGTGGACGCGAGAGGAGATCAGCGCCACCTTCAAGGCCGTGCTGGCCGAGTTCGGACTGAAGATGCCCAAGCTGGCCATGCCGGTGCGCCTGCTGGTGGCGGGGCAGCTGCAGACGCCGAGCATCGACGCGGTACTGGAACTGTTCGGACGCGACACGGTGTTGCGCCGCCTGGCTGCCGCTGCCTGA